From Streptomyces yatensis, one genomic window encodes:
- a CDS encoding 1-aminocyclopropane-1-carboxylate deaminase/D-cysteine desulfhydrase codes for MDYTELDRLVATLPRKRIGFYPTPFHRLDNLSAAHGVNFFLKREDMAGPGTLSGSKTRLAEFIIGQALREGVTHVISQGVYLTNSGMQFATACRVAGLTPILYLTRDENRHGELTEYRGNLLLNKIMDVELHYQPTRGGAYWDATDEQQKVTDAMNARKAELEAQGHKALIVPTGGAHPYGFVGHALTFKEMIEQAETHGVGLDYVYHTAGTGTALPGLIAAKLMTGHPVRFRSIAICGYQPGGWMNVEVIVERVRHILGLLGVPVPADEVIRAEIDVDERFIGEDYAVPSPEGVAAIRELAMADGVFLGPVYTAKGFAGLLDHVRSGRVEPGSNVAFLHTGDTGNLFEIPEVVGNVAM; via the coding sequence ATGGACTACACCGAACTGGACCGGCTGGTCGCCACACTGCCCAGGAAGCGCATCGGCTTCTACCCGACGCCGTTCCACCGCCTGGACAACCTGTCCGCCGCCCACGGCGTCAACTTCTTCCTGAAGCGGGAGGACATGGCCGGGCCGGGCACCCTCAGCGGAAGCAAGACCCGCCTCGCCGAGTTCATCATCGGCCAGGCACTGCGAGAGGGCGTCACCCATGTCATCAGCCAGGGCGTCTACCTGACCAACTCCGGGATGCAGTTCGCCACGGCCTGCCGGGTCGCCGGACTGACCCCGATCCTCTACCTCACCCGCGACGAGAACCGGCACGGCGAACTCACCGAGTACCGGGGCAATCTGCTGCTGAACAAGATCATGGACGTGGAGCTGCACTACCAGCCCACCCGCGGCGGCGCCTACTGGGACGCGACCGACGAACAGCAAAAGGTCACCGACGCGATGAACGCCAGGAAGGCGGAGCTCGAAGCGCAGGGACACAAGGCATTGATCGTGCCGACCGGCGGCGCCCACCCCTACGGCTTCGTCGGGCACGCGCTGACCTTCAAGGAGATGATCGAGCAGGCCGAGACCCATGGGGTCGGCCTCGACTACGTCTACCACACCGCGGGCACCGGGACCGCCCTGCCGGGGCTGATCGCGGCGAAGCTGATGACGGGTCACCCCGTGCGGTTCCGCTCCATCGCGATCTGCGGCTACCAGCCCGGCGGCTGGATGAACGTCGAGGTGATCGTCGAGCGCGTACGGCACATCCTCGGGCTCCTGGGCGTCCCGGTCCCCGCTGACGAGGTCATCCGAGCCGAGATCGACGTGGACGAACGGTTCATCGGCGAGGACTACGCGGTGCCCTCGCCCGAGGGTGTCGCCGCCATCAGGGAACTGGCAATGGCCGACGGCGTCTTCCTCGGCCCCGTGTACACCGCGAAGGGCTTCGCCGGCCTGCTCGACCACGTCCGATCGGGCCGAGTCGAACCGGGCAGCAACGTGGCCTTCCTGCACACCGGTGACACCGGCAACCTGTTCGAGATCCCAGAGGTCGTCGGCAACGTGGCGATGTGA
- a CDS encoding Na+/H+ antiporter — MRGLEVIVVVLAAVLTMSWLARRLRWNEPVMLVAGGCLIGLIPDFRGPALSPEVVLLLFLPPLLYWESLTTSLREIRTNVRGIVLLATGLVLATAAAVASVGHALGLSWPLAFVLGAVVAPTDAIAVAAVARGLPRRIRTILRAESLINDGTALTLYAVVVGVAVEGLAVTWTDTTVRFLLAYAGGAAIGCGCAAVVVALRRRLRDREVENALGVLTPFATYLPAQVLGVSGVLAVVTCGLILSQAGPKVISASSRVQIISFWEVSTSLLNSALFVLVGVQTPAIVSAIGSVSPGHAVITASVVSGVVIATRLLWLYSVPYLIRAVDRRPVQRTLRYGARQRFPVAWSGVRGAVSLAAALAVPTATTAGRPLAGRGLLVFTAVTVILVTLVLQGTTMPAVIRWSGLRGDPDETTEERRAHRQIIAAALEALPDHAERLETPPEIADAILSELRQYAAEKAGPPDTDDTGVRAGLELRRALIGVERSALIRLRDQRSIDDIVLRRLQSLLDTEEIRIELALRAFTGRPP, encoded by the coding sequence ATGCGTGGCCTCGAAGTCATCGTGGTGGTGCTCGCGGCGGTGCTGACCATGAGCTGGCTGGCTCGCCGCCTACGCTGGAACGAGCCGGTCATGCTGGTGGCGGGCGGCTGCCTGATCGGCCTGATCCCCGACTTCCGCGGGCCGGCCCTGTCGCCCGAGGTGGTCCTGCTGCTGTTCCTGCCCCCACTGCTCTACTGGGAGTCGTTGACCACCTCCCTCCGGGAGATCCGGACGAACGTGCGTGGCATCGTGCTGCTCGCGACCGGTCTGGTGCTGGCCACCGCCGCCGCCGTGGCCTCGGTGGGGCACGCGCTGGGCCTGTCCTGGCCACTCGCCTTTGTCCTCGGTGCCGTCGTCGCCCCCACGGACGCCATCGCCGTGGCGGCGGTCGCCCGCGGGCTGCCCCGCCGGATCCGGACCATCCTCCGGGCGGAGAGCCTGATCAACGACGGCACCGCGCTCACCCTCTATGCCGTGGTGGTCGGCGTCGCCGTCGAGGGGCTGGCCGTCACCTGGACGGACACCACCGTGCGATTCCTGCTCGCCTACGCGGGCGGTGCCGCGATCGGCTGTGGATGCGCCGCCGTCGTCGTGGCTCTGCGCAGGCGGTTGCGTGACCGCGAGGTGGAAAACGCCTTGGGCGTGCTCACCCCGTTCGCCACCTATCTGCCGGCACAAGTGCTGGGCGTCTCCGGCGTCCTGGCGGTGGTCACCTGCGGTCTCATCCTCAGCCAGGCGGGACCCAAGGTGATCAGCGCGAGCTCCAGAGTGCAGATCATCTCCTTCTGGGAGGTGAGCACCTCCCTCCTCAACAGCGCCCTCTTCGTCCTGGTCGGCGTCCAGACGCCCGCCATCGTCAGCGCGATCGGCTCCGTCTCCCCGGGACACGCGGTCATCACCGCCTCGGTGGTCAGCGGCGTGGTGATCGCCACCCGACTGCTGTGGCTGTACTCGGTGCCCTACCTCATCCGCGCCGTCGACCGCCGCCCGGTCCAGCGCACGCTGCGCTACGGTGCCCGGCAGAGGTTCCCGGTCGCCTGGAGCGGGGTGCGCGGTGCCGTCTCGCTCGCGGCCGCGCTCGCCGTCCCGACCGCCACCACCGCGGGCCGGCCGCTCGCCGGACGCGGGCTGCTGGTCTTCACCGCCGTGACCGTCATCCTGGTCACGCTGGTCCTCCAAGGGACGACGATGCCCGCGGTGATCCGCTGGTCCGGACTGCGCGGCGATCCCGACGAGACCACCGAGGAACGCCGCGCCCATCGCCAGATCATCGCCGCCGCGCTGGAGGCCCTGCCCGACCACGCCGAGCGTCTGGAAACGCCGCCGGAGATCGCCGACGCCATCCTGAGCGAACTGCGCCAGTACGCCGCCGAAAAGGCGGGGCCACCGGATACCGACGACACCGGTGTGCGGGCCGGGCTCGAACTGCGCCGCGCCCTGATCGGCGTCGAGCGCAGTGCCCTGATCCGCCTGCGGGACCAGCGCAGCATCGACGACATCGTTCTGCGCCGGCTGCAGTCGCTGCTGGACACCGAGGAGATCAGAATTGAGCTGGCCCTGCGTGCCTTCACCGGCCGGCCGCCGTAG
- a CDS encoding serine hydrolase domain-containing protein, whose amino-acid sequence MQRKRLAAAVLLAATLTGAFAPVAAAPAAAAHRPDPVQRQLDRLVDRDGVPGALAYDGSRTRSAGVADLESGRPMVDAQGRFRLASNTKAFTAAAVMRLVADGRVRLDDHAGTYVPQLTERPITIRQLLKQTSGLPEYSALVDWNRPGTPEDYLALALKEEPVFEPGTDWGYSNTNYLVLGMVIDKASGVDFRTYVDRTILRPLRLDDTYWPAPGELSLRGTHARNYGVHPARPEAGRVDVTELPGYEFGASGGLVSTPGDLNAFWDGLFGGRLLPGWAVRLMTRDTIDIGGRDVYPAGSRYGYGIASIPLSCGGVYWGHGGDLPGDSVGGGRATAGRGTVTVYTTTWAAEGESLRHLQGAVDAALCGKSRWGPSFGSDPASPA is encoded by the coding sequence ATGCAGCGCAAGCGCCTCGCCGCCGCAGTCCTGCTCGCCGCGACGCTTACCGGGGCGTTCGCCCCCGTGGCGGCGGCCCCCGCGGCGGCGGCCCACCGGCCCGATCCGGTGCAGCGGCAGCTGGATCGACTCGTCGACCGGGACGGGGTGCCGGGTGCCCTCGCGTACGACGGCAGCAGGACGCGTTCCGCCGGCGTCGCGGACCTGGAGTCGGGCCGTCCGATGGTCGATGCGCAGGGCCGATTCCGGTTGGCGAGCAACACCAAGGCGTTCACCGCAGCAGCCGTGATGCGCCTGGTGGCGGACGGGCGGGTACGACTCGACGACCACGCGGGCACCTACGTGCCACAACTCACCGAACGCCCCATCACCATACGGCAGTTGCTCAAGCAGACCAGCGGACTGCCGGAGTACTCCGCACTGGTCGACTGGAACCGGCCGGGCACGCCCGAGGACTATCTGGCCCTTGCCCTCAAGGAGGAGCCCGTCTTCGAGCCCGGGACCGACTGGGGCTATTCCAACACCAACTACCTGGTGCTCGGCATGGTGATCGACAAGGCATCGGGGGTCGACTTCCGCACATATGTCGACCGCACCATTCTGCGTCCACTGCGTCTGGACGACACCTACTGGCCCGCGCCCGGCGAGCTGTCCCTGCGCGGGACCCATGCCCGCAACTACGGGGTGCACCCCGCGCGTCCGGAGGCCGGCCGGGTGGATGTGACCGAGCTCCCCGGGTACGAGTTCGGCGCATCCGGCGGACTCGTCTCCACGCCCGGGGACCTCAACGCCTTCTGGGACGGCCTGTTCGGCGGACGGCTCCTGCCCGGCTGGGCGGTGCGCCTGATGACCCGGGACACCATCGACATCGGCGGCCGCGACGTCTACCCGGCGGGTAGCCGCTACGGCTACGGCATTGCCTCGATCCCGCTGAGCTGCGGTGGCGTCTACTGGGGCCACGGCGGCGATCTGCCCGGCGACTCAGTGGGCGGCGGCCGGGCCACGGCCGGCCGCGGCACCGTGACCGTCTACACCACGACATGGGCTGCTGAGGGCGAAAGCCTGCGCCATCTCCAGGGGGCGGTGGACGCGGCCCTGTGTGGCAAGAGCCGCTGGGGTCCGTCGTTTGGATCAGACCCCGCGAGCCCGGCCTGA
- a CDS encoding FAD-binding oxidoreductase: MGLPSSPAAAAPPTVVAERVGERDWQLLAQALSSRSTLYRPGDSGYPPLALPFNHRYAGIRPAGIVACATTRDVRAAVRWARAVGLPAVPRSGLGHNYAGYSATTGLLLNMARMKSIVSTPRPGARSRTRAYGRMRVVHDAGTLTVGAGVTNGDLHPMLEDRGMFVPTGRCPTVGVAGLVLGGGIGFSDKMFGLTCDRLVSTTVVLADGRVVEAGEDSHPDLFWGCRGGAGNNFGVNTSFTFQYERFQGDVGFYDVRWSLDSVLPVIAVAQQIAVDTLDDKRFHLRVGVGTRGITRDQIHANAGVNAIGQYYGDLDELRAILAPLLAIGTAEERARNKASVREVTPGQASALLSATTPVQQFAAKSAVLSSRTLLTDEQIGAATERLLEWPGSDNEGGAGFAMFALGGEINQVPPDATAFVHRNGVFILAAETSWADYDPPGVATANLHWLSEFYQSIFGDTPPPQSYQNFPDPTLKDWRRAYYGANYDRLVRVNRTYDPTNFFSYPQAIGA, from the coding sequence GTGGGCTTGCCGTCATCGCCCGCCGCGGCCGCGCCACCCACCGTGGTGGCGGAGCGGGTCGGCGAACGGGACTGGCAGCTGCTGGCTCAGGCGCTGTCGTCGCGCTCCACGCTCTATCGGCCGGGCGATTCCGGCTACCCACCGCTGGCGCTTCCGTTCAACCACCGGTACGCCGGTATCCGCCCCGCGGGGATCGTGGCGTGCGCGACGACCAGGGATGTCCGTGCGGCGGTCCGCTGGGCCCGCGCGGTGGGGCTGCCCGCCGTCCCTCGTTCCGGGCTGGGCCACAACTACGCCGGGTACTCCGCCACCACGGGTCTGCTGCTCAACATGGCCCGTATGAAGAGCATCGTCTCCACCCCGCGGCCGGGCGCCCGCTCCCGGACCCGGGCCTACGGGCGGATGAGGGTCGTTCACGACGCGGGCACCCTCACCGTGGGAGCCGGCGTCACCAACGGCGATCTGCACCCGATGCTGGAGGACCGCGGCATGTTCGTGCCGACCGGCCGCTGCCCCACGGTCGGGGTGGCCGGGCTGGTGCTCGGCGGCGGTATCGGCTTCAGCGACAAGATGTTCGGCCTGACCTGTGACCGGCTGGTCTCGACGACCGTGGTCCTCGCCGACGGCCGCGTGGTGGAGGCCGGCGAGGACTCCCACCCCGATCTGTTCTGGGGCTGTCGCGGCGGGGCGGGGAACAACTTCGGTGTCAACACCTCCTTCACGTTCCAGTACGAGCGGTTCCAGGGCGATGTGGGCTTCTACGATGTGCGCTGGAGCCTGGACTCGGTGCTGCCGGTGATCGCCGTCGCGCAGCAGATCGCCGTGGACACCCTGGACGACAAGAGATTCCATCTCCGCGTCGGCGTGGGGACCCGCGGAATCACCAGGGACCAGATCCACGCCAACGCGGGTGTCAATGCCATCGGCCAGTACTACGGTGACCTCGATGAGTTGCGCGCCATCCTGGCCCCGCTGCTCGCCATCGGCACGGCGGAAGAGCGCGCCCGCAACAAGGCGTCCGTCCGCGAGGTCACTCCGGGGCAGGCGAGCGCGCTGCTGAGCGCCACCACGCCGGTGCAACAGTTCGCCGCCAAGTCGGCGGTTCTGAGCTCCCGGACACTCCTGACCGACGAGCAGATCGGTGCCGCCACCGAGCGGCTGCTGGAGTGGCCCGGCAGCGACAACGAGGGCGGGGCCGGGTTCGCCATGTTCGCCCTCGGCGGCGAGATCAACCAAGTGCCGCCGGACGCGACGGCGTTCGTCCACCGAAACGGGGTCTTCATCCTCGCCGCCGAGACCTCCTGGGCGGATTACGACCCGCCAGGGGTCGCCACGGCGAACCTTCACTGGCTCAGCGAGTTCTACCAGAGCATTTTCGGTGACACTCCCCCGCCGCAGTCCTATCAGAATTTCCCGGATCCGACACTGAAGGACTGGCGGCGGGCCTATTACGGCGCGAACTACGACCGGCTGGTCCGAGTGAATCGGACCTACGATCCGACCAACTTCTTCAGCTATCCACAAGCGATCGGCGCCTGA
- a CDS encoding NAD-dependent epimerase/dehydratase family protein: MTARVLVAGATGVIGRALVPLLRARGHHVTALVREPSRAAGLPLDGVVVADALEAEAVRAAVLSARPEVVVHQLTALRGPTAEGFERTARLRTEGTAQLIAAAEAAGAERMVAQSIAFATAPRGGPVLAEDAPLYADAPDPGWALTTRAIAELERRVLGAAHLSGTVLRYGTLYGPGTLYHRAGAIGGAVARGRLPLPEPAAGITSFLHIEDAARAAVCAVEADTDGVFNVADDDPAEAAVWLPEYARLLGAPPPRTVPSQLAERLLGWLTHYQLTAMRGAANDRIREALNWKPAVSSWRTRLADD, from the coding sequence ATGACGGCGCGTGTCCTTGTCGCCGGGGCCACCGGAGTGATCGGCCGCGCACTGGTTCCGCTGCTCCGTGCCCGCGGCCATCATGTGACCGCGCTGGTCCGGGAGCCCTCCCGGGCGGCCGGCCTGCCCCTGGACGGCGTCGTGGTGGCCGACGCGCTGGAAGCCGAGGCGGTGCGCGCGGCGGTGCTCTCGGCCCGGCCCGAGGTGGTGGTGCATCAGCTGACCGCCCTGCGCGGCCCCACGGCTGAGGGCTTCGAGCGGACCGCCCGGCTGCGCACCGAAGGCACCGCACAGCTGATCGCGGCCGCCGAGGCCGCCGGGGCGGAACGGATGGTGGCGCAGAGCATCGCGTTCGCCACCGCACCCCGCGGCGGGCCGGTGCTCGCCGAGGACGCACCGCTGTATGCCGACGCACCGGATCCGGGCTGGGCGCTCACCACGCGCGCCATCGCCGAACTGGAGCGCCGGGTGCTGGGCGCCGCACACCTGTCCGGGACCGTACTGCGCTACGGAACCCTGTACGGGCCGGGCACCCTGTACCACCGCGCCGGTGCGATCGGCGGCGCGGTGGCACGCGGCAGGCTGCCACTGCCGGAGCCCGCCGCCGGCATCACCTCGTTCCTCCACATCGAGGACGCCGCACGGGCCGCGGTGTGCGCCGTGGAAGCGGATACCGACGGCGTGTTCAACGTGGCCGACGACGACCCGGCCGAGGCCGCGGTCTGGCTCCCCGAATACGCCCGCCTGCTCGGCGCGCCCCCGCCCCGTACGGTGCCGTCGCAACTGGCCGAGCGATTGCTGGGCTGGCTCACCCACTACCAGCTCACCGCCATGCGCGGCGCGGCCAACGACCGCATACGTGAGGCGCTCAACTGGAAGCCAGCGGTGTCGAGTTGGCGGACACGACTGGCCGACGACTGA
- a CDS encoding class I adenylate-forming enzyme family protein, translating into MITKQERARISEDAALGAGNVIHRLKAYGRELDEQVLWTDATWQAPDGGHPEVLTLGELHEAVEIYAGWFHAQGVGPRDPVAIQTYSSTEFAINFLALTSLGAIPSFVNGNLRPEIAREYVRRQGAVGAVTDRAHHAVLAPDCAELGLGFCVTAADIRTEEREPLPAAYPYSHHATDPIIISHSSGTTGMPKAVPHTHQTLLYAQLHRLKLSVGSAMGRLLVALPGSHNAAISVMLFGFLLRSPVSMLSSQRGTDVLDAMETFRPTTVFAFAGTYGEMAAQDLSARDLSSVEAWYNTGDAAHETHIKALIEQGSHETVGRDLKRRRVPGSVFTDGLGSSETGYSLFHNGHKPGRSSFSRCVGKPMSFAEAAVLSEDGTPLPPGEIGRLGVRSPTLTPGYWNDSLTFHRLRLGGYWLTGDLSYRDEEGNFYHLDRAPDAIRTPTGIVFSTRTEELLLREMSELEDCTVVAVAPEGVRADWDGDGTADAYALLQMRADAADTKTDDARWTAEVNQVLIAAGFPQLTGALRMDASEVVKGATGKVLKREMRERFRARVAAGELDGKVR; encoded by the coding sequence ATGATCACCAAGCAGGAACGCGCGCGGATCAGCGAGGACGCCGCCCTGGGGGCCGGGAATGTGATCCACCGGCTGAAGGCGTACGGCAGAGAGCTCGACGAGCAGGTCCTGTGGACCGACGCCACCTGGCAGGCCCCGGACGGCGGCCACCCCGAGGTGCTGACCCTGGGCGAGCTGCACGAGGCCGTGGAGATCTACGCGGGCTGGTTCCACGCACAGGGCGTCGGGCCCCGCGACCCGGTGGCGATCCAGACCTATTCCAGCACCGAGTTCGCCATCAACTTCCTCGCCCTCACCTCCCTGGGCGCGATCCCCTCCTTCGTCAACGGCAACCTCCGCCCGGAGATCGCCCGCGAGTATGTGCGGCGCCAGGGCGCGGTAGGGGCCGTCACCGACCGGGCCCATCACGCGGTCCTCGCCCCCGACTGCGCCGAACTGGGCCTCGGCTTCTGTGTCACGGCGGCCGACATCCGCACGGAGGAACGCGAGCCCCTCCCCGCGGCCTATCCGTACTCCCACCACGCCACCGATCCGATCATCATCTCGCACTCCTCGGGTACCACCGGGATGCCCAAGGCCGTTCCGCATACGCATCAGACCCTGCTCTATGCGCAACTGCACCGGCTGAAGCTGTCGGTCGGCTCCGCGATGGGCAGGCTGCTGGTCGCGCTGCCCGGCTCGCACAACGCCGCCATCTCGGTCATGCTGTTCGGCTTCCTGCTGCGCTCGCCCGTATCCATGCTGTCCAGCCAGCGGGGGACCGACGTCCTGGACGCCATGGAGACGTTCCGCCCCACCACGGTATTCGCGTTCGCCGGAACCTACGGGGAGATGGCGGCCCAGGATCTCTCCGCCCGCGATCTGTCCAGCGTGGAGGCGTGGTACAACACCGGGGACGCGGCGCACGAGACCCATATCAAGGCGCTGATCGAGCAGGGCAGCCATGAGACGGTCGGCCGGGACCTGAAGCGGCGCCGGGTGCCCGGCTCCGTCTTCACCGACGGGCTCGGCTCCTCCGAGACCGGCTACTCGCTTTTCCACAACGGACACAAGCCCGGCAGATCGTCCTTTTCGCGCTGCGTCGGCAAACCGATGAGCTTCGCCGAGGCGGCGGTGCTCTCCGAGGACGGCACACCACTGCCACCCGGCGAGATCGGCCGCCTCGGCGTGCGCTCGCCCACGCTCACCCCCGGATACTGGAACGACTCGCTGACCTTCCACCGGCTGCGGCTCGGTGGCTACTGGCTCACCGGCGATCTCTCCTATCGGGACGAGGAGGGAAACTTTTACCACCTGGACCGCGCACCGGACGCGATCCGCACCCCCACGGGCATCGTGTTCAGCACCCGCACCGAGGAGTTGCTGCTGCGCGAGATGTCCGAGCTGGAGGACTGCACGGTGGTGGCGGTCGCCCCCGAGGGCGTACGGGCGGACTGGGACGGCGACGGGACCGCCGACGCCTACGCCCTGCTGCAGATGCGCGCGGACGCGGCGGACACCAAGACCGACGACGCCCGATGGACGGCCGAGGTCAACCAGGTGCTGATCGCCGCGGGCTTCCCGCAGCTGACCGGAGCGCTGCGGATGGACGCGAGCGAGGTGGTGAAGGGAGCCACCGGCAAGGTGCTCAAGCGGGAGATGCGCGAACGCTTCCGGGCCCGGGTGGCCGCCGGCGAGCTGGACGGGAAGGTGCGATGA
- a CDS encoding beta-ketoacyl synthase N-terminal-like domain-containing protein produces the protein MSREVLLTGFGVRTAFGTGADALREGVFDGRPAFAPITRFDIGPYRTGLAATCGPAAPLRDVLAEVAAAAVGMAGLPTGARAAVLVGTAGDFTGLTRFWRARDAPGTPSTPGPPGPPGSPGAAASGGAAETVPAWQAETLADTLGVRGPRLAFTGACVASAAAIAHGCRLIASGRAETAICAGAYLVEEENLAKFDSGFALSRDGMVRPFCADRSGLLLGDGAAAIVLESVDGARRRGARALAALTGWGAAGDAHHIARPHPEGAGLVAAAGRALRRAGGPRIDYVNAHGTGTRHNDPAETRGLRTLFGADAARVPVSSTKSTTGHLLEAAGAVELVITLLALRDGVLPPTAGFTEPDPHCDLDYVPNRPHKAELRRALTVNAAFGGANTALVLERA, from the coding sequence ATGAGTCGTGAGGTGCTGCTGACCGGATTCGGGGTGCGTACGGCCTTCGGCACCGGGGCGGACGCGCTGCGGGAGGGTGTCTTCGACGGGAGACCCGCCTTCGCGCCGATCACCCGCTTCGACATCGGCCCGTACCGAACGGGCCTGGCCGCCACCTGTGGCCCGGCCGCCCCGCTGCGCGACGTGCTGGCCGAGGTCGCCGCGGCGGCGGTCGGCATGGCCGGGCTGCCGACGGGTGCGCGGGCCGCCGTCCTGGTGGGGACCGCGGGCGATTTCACCGGGCTGACCCGCTTCTGGCGCGCCCGGGACGCTCCCGGCACTCCGAGCACTCCCGGCCCTCCCGGCCCTCCTGGCTCTCCCGGCGCGGCGGCCTCCGGCGGCGCCGCTGAGACCGTGCCCGCCTGGCAGGCCGAGACCCTCGCGGACACGCTCGGCGTGCGCGGCCCCCGGCTGGCGTTCACCGGCGCGTGCGTCGCCTCGGCCGCGGCGATCGCGCATGGCTGCCGGCTCATCGCCTCCGGCCGGGCGGAGACCGCGATCTGCGCGGGGGCGTACCTGGTGGAGGAGGAGAACCTGGCCAAGTTCGACTCGGGATTCGCCCTGTCCCGGGACGGAATGGTGCGGCCGTTCTGCGCCGACCGCAGCGGTCTGCTGCTCGGGGACGGAGCCGCCGCCATCGTGCTCGAATCCGTCGACGGTGCCCGGCGCAGGGGAGCACGTGCGCTCGCCGCGCTGACCGGCTGGGGCGCCGCCGGCGACGCCCACCACATCGCGCGGCCCCATCCGGAAGGCGCCGGGCTGGTCGCGGCCGCCGGCCGGGCCCTGCGGCGTGCGGGCGGCCCGCGGATCGACTACGTGAACGCGCATGGCACCGGGACCCGGCACAACGACCCCGCCGAGACGCGCGGACTGCGCACGCTCTTCGGCGCGGACGCGGCCCGCGTACCGGTGAGTTCGACCAAGAGCACCACGGGACATCTGCTGGAGGCGGCCGGAGCGGTGGAACTCGTGATCACCCTGCTCGCGCTGCGGGACGGGGTCCTGCCGCCCACCGCCGGGTTCACCGAACCGGATCCACACTGCGATCTCGACTATGTGCCGAACCGCCCCCACAAGGCCGAGCTCCGGCGTGCGCTCACCGTCAACGCCGCGTTCGGTGGCGCCAACACCGCACTGGTACTGGAGCGAGCATGA
- a CDS encoding phosphopantetheine-binding protein: MTAESETRPGITTDAVRELLSDPKIFAELPPGLDDDAELALDSLGLVWFLHQLELRYGLEIEPAEAFLAEFTSIRRITDYLVDIHES, encoded by the coding sequence ATGACCGCGGAATCCGAGACCCGGCCGGGGATCACCACCGACGCCGTGCGGGAGCTGCTGTCCGACCCCAAGATCTTCGCCGAACTGCCGCCCGGCCTGGACGACGACGCCGAACTCGCCCTGGACTCACTCGGGTTGGTGTGGTTTTTGCACCAACTGGAGCTGCGGTACGGCCTGGAGATCGAGCCGGCGGAAGCCTTCCTCGCCGAGTTCACCTCGATCCGCCGGATCACCGACTACCTGGTGGACATCCATGAGTCGTGA
- a CDS encoding phosphopantetheine-binding protein: protein MQTALQKEIRDFVLSTISEEMNHPLDADEISDDSPMGTGGIDIDSLGLIELLLRLERRFDVKFPDGDIEQAGAMNLGDLINEVVGRGATA from the coding sequence ATGCAGACGGCGTTGCAGAAGGAGATCCGCGACTTCGTGCTCAGCACGATCAGCGAGGAGATGAACCATCCGCTCGACGCGGACGAGATCAGCGATGACAGCCCCATGGGCACCGGCGGAATCGACATCGACTCCCTGGGCCTGATCGAGCTGCTTCTCCGTCTGGAGCGCCGGTTCGACGTGAAGTTCCCCGACGGTGACATCGAACAGGCCGGCGCCATGAACCTGGGCGACCTGATCAACGAGGTCGTCGGGCGGGGCGCCACGGCATGA